One Owenweeksia hongkongensis DSM 17368 genomic region harbors:
- a CDS encoding response regulator transcription factor: protein MIRVLLADDHKMFLEGLYSILSHEEGFKILGQASDGVELMELLKTNQPDVIVLDINMPNMDGIESASKIVEEYPEVKILIVSMFKKSMIIEKLMKIGVHGYILKDAGKKELLAAVRSVAMGTDYFGEEVKQKIVEKMQRKNNGELELTEREIEILEQIAKGFTTNQISENLFISPHTVETHRKNLMNKAHTNNVVQLINWGRENEWLRE, encoded by the coding sequence ATGATAAGAGTACTACTAGCGGATGATCATAAAATGTTTTTGGAAGGTCTTTATTCTATTTTGAGCCATGAAGAAGGATTTAAAATTCTAGGACAGGCATCAGATGGTGTTGAATTAATGGAATTGCTGAAAACGAATCAGCCAGACGTTATTGTTTTGGATATTAATATGCCAAACATGGATGGTATTGAAAGCGCGTCAAAGATTGTAGAAGAATATCCAGAGGTGAAAATCTTAATTGTGAGCATGTTTAAGAAAAGCATGATAATAGAAAAACTCATGAAGATTGGAGTGCATGGTTATATTCTAAAAGATGCAGGTAAGAAGGAGCTATTGGCTGCCGTACGCTCAGTGGCAATGGGTACTGATTACTTTGGAGAAGAAGTAAAGCAGAAGATAGTAGAGAAAATGCAGCGTAAGAATAATGGCGAGCTGGAACTTACCGAAAGGGAAATTGAAATATTGGAGCAAATAGCCAAAGGCTTTACTACAAATCAAATTTCTGAAAACCTGTTTATAAGCCCCCACACTGTAGAAACTCACCGAAAAAACCTAATGAATAAAGCACACACCAATAATGTGGTGCAGCTTATAAATTGGGGACGTGAAAACGAATGGCTAAGAGAGTAG
- a CDS encoding tetratricopeptide repeat-containing sensor histidine kinase translates to MKFRKFQIIFLVLFGSLASVYSQTPYQLDSTMVVVRDGDDDWFTKERKYRELLFIAEQKGYTLQQTYLLRFIGDCANELTDYKRAIQLYKKALVLAESNGYDYSCEAIVVNIAAPYTYLEEYDSALFWYNRAFCEAYPDDTNALVKNYYNQSLLFSNMEDEERAEEYIDKLLELQTNEEVEEFVASALRRKYLMDYERDRNSEVFSKLKGLIGFYPRKNIVEVYNSVADLYREEGIYDSALVYYNLTLRYADTLNDQFYMIGANEQIAELNSILHVQNKKKETWIWGLSGALAGVVALLMLVWRTIQQKRKIAYQKLQIKNQQVNELLKDQEIASTQAMLEGQDNERRRIAEELHDTLGSMLATVKLHFGHVEDVIDTGSSRGREQYIKAEVLLNEACGEVRRISHDLYSGVLMKFGLKAALEQLQETLSDSAGLQVQFITSGLTGRLPYESEMNLYRVVQELVSNTIKYSGATKITLQIGQQEDELNLMYEDNGKGFDLSKVKRGMGLDNIENRVKRLSGKLHIDSTPGYGMTVIIEIPIDHDKSTTSG, encoded by the coding sequence ATGAAGTTTCGAAAATTTCAAATAATATTTTTAGTTCTATTCGGAAGCCTTGCTTCTGTATATAGTCAAACTCCCTATCAGCTTGATAGCACAATGGTGGTGGTGCGAGATGGTGATGACGATTGGTTTACAAAAGAGCGAAAGTATAGAGAGCTTCTTTTTATCGCAGAACAAAAGGGCTATACTTTACAGCAAACCTATTTGTTACGGTTTATTGGAGATTGTGCTAATGAACTTACTGATTACAAGAGGGCGATTCAACTTTATAAGAAGGCCTTGGTCTTGGCCGAATCAAATGGTTATGATTATTCATGTGAAGCTATCGTTGTAAATATTGCAGCGCCCTATACTTATCTTGAGGAATATGACAGTGCATTGTTTTGGTATAACAGAGCATTTTGTGAGGCTTACCCAGATGACACTAATGCCTTAGTAAAAAACTATTACAATCAATCGCTTTTATTCAGCAATATGGAAGATGAAGAAAGAGCGGAGGAGTATATAGACAAGTTGCTCGAACTTCAAACAAATGAAGAGGTTGAAGAGTTTGTTGCCAGTGCTTTACGAAGGAAATATCTAATGGATTATGAGAGAGACAGAAATTCGGAAGTTTTTAGCAAGCTAAAAGGGCTAATCGGTTTCTATCCTCGAAAGAATATTGTAGAGGTATATAACTCAGTAGCAGATTTGTACCGAGAAGAAGGTATTTATGATAGCGCGTTGGTGTACTACAATCTTACCCTAAGATATGCAGATACGTTAAATGATCAATTTTATATGATTGGTGCAAATGAGCAGATTGCGGAGTTGAATAGTATACTTCATGTTCAGAATAAAAAGAAGGAAACATGGATATGGGGACTTTCTGGAGCTCTGGCTGGTGTTGTAGCTTTATTAATGCTGGTGTGGCGCACTATTCAACAAAAGCGAAAAATTGCATATCAAAAATTACAAATTAAAAATCAACAGGTTAATGAACTTTTAAAAGATCAGGAGATAGCTTCTACACAGGCTATGCTTGAGGGGCAGGATAATGAGCGGAGGCGAATTGCAGAAGAGCTTCATGATACATTAGGAAGCATGCTTGCCACTGTAAAGCTTCATTTTGGGCATGTGGAAGATGTTATTGATACCGGCAGCAGCAGAGGTAGAGAGCAGTATATAAAAGCCGAAGTTTTACTGAATGAGGCTTGCGGTGAGGTAAGACGTATTTCTCATGACCTTTATTCAGGGGTTTTGATGAAATTTGGCCTTAAGGCTGCTCTAGAGCAATTACAGGAAACGCTTAGTGATTCAGCAGGTTTACAGGTTCAGTTTATCACATCGGGATTAACAGGCCGCTTGCCTTACGAATCAGAAATGAACCTCTATAGGGTGGTTCAGGAATTGGTTTCAAATACCATTAAGTATTCAGGAGCTACAAAGATTACTCTTCAAATAGGCCAGCAAGAGGATGAACTCAATCTGATGTATGAGGATAATGGAAAGGGATTTGACCTATCTAAAGTAAAAAGAGGGATGGGGCTGGATAATATAGAGAACCGGGTTAAGCGATTAAGTGGTAAACTCCATATAGATTCTACACCTGGCTACGGAATGACAGTGATAATAGAAATACCAATAGATCATGATAAGAGTACTACTAGCGGATGA